The sequence TGCCGACAGGTCGTTCATGCAGCTTTACCGCTGACATGCCTGTGCACCGGTCAGCGGGTCCCTGAAGACTTTATGCTTGCTTCAAAAAGTTTTATTGGTAAGCTTTTCAAAGAGGGATGGCTGGCGGTTGAACCGGAGCTCAATGCAATAGCTGCAAATATGTGAGGAGTGAGGGGTGGAGGGGTTGTTTTTTAAAAAATTTCACTGAGTTCTCCTCACACTTTACTCTTCACGCAAGGTAGAAACAATATGACCCAAGCCGACACACTGGAAAAAATCATGACCAGTAAACCCTCACCAACAAGCCAGGGACCTGAGATGCTGGGTCGATCGGCCTCGCGGAGCAGTTCGCCACGGGTAATATGCATCACCAGCGGCAAAGGCGGCGTCGGCAAAACAAACATTTCCGCGAACCTCGGCTATTCATTGGCCAGGAGCGGAAAAAAAGTTTTGATCCTTGATGCCGACCTGAACCTTGCCAACGTCGATATTCTCCTGGGACTGACGCCGCGCTTCAATCTGCATCATGTGTTTACCGGAGAAAAAACGATCCCGGATATCCTTGTTAAAGGCCCGGCAGGATTACTTATTCTTCCGGCCAGCTCAGGGATCATGGAGCTTGCCGATCTCACCGAAGCCCAAAGGCTCTTTTTTCTCTCTGAAATGGAAGCCCTTGGAAACTATATCGACATACTCATTATTGATACGGCAGCCGGAATTAACAATAATGTCATTTATTTTAACCTCGCAGCCCAGGAGAGGGTCGTCGTGCTCACTCCTGAACCGACCTCTCTGACCGATGCCTATGCGCTGATCAAGGTCTTGTCCAGCCGCCATGATGTGAAAAAATTCCGCATTCTTATCAATCAGGCACACTCGGAAAAAGAGGCCCTGGCTGTTTTCCGCAAACTGAGCATGGTAATTGACCGCTTTCTTGCAACCATGTCTCTGGACTTCCTGGGTTTTATCCCAACCGATCAAAAACTGCCAAAAGCTGTTCGCTCCCAACGTCTGGTCTGCGATCTTTTTCCCGATGCACCATCCAGCAGAAAATTCTCTGAACTTTCTGCCAAGATCATCTCGGAAGAGACTGAAACCCAGGTCGATGGAAATATTAAATTTTTCTGGAAAGGACTATTTGATCTGTAATCTTTTTTCATGCTATAAATAACAAAGTCCGGTTATCACTACAGGAACAAGAGTTAATGCAACGGCCCACACAACCGAAATTCAAGGATTATACTCAGACCTATTTCAATCAGTCCGGTCCGATGGATCCTGCTCGCCGTGAAGAATTGATACTGGCCTACACCCCCCTTATCAAATACATCGCCATGCGCCTTGCCGCCCGGCTTCCCAATCACATATCAATCGATGATCTCATCAGTTGCGGAATTATCGGCCTCATTGATGCAATCGACAAATTCAACCCCACCAAAAACGTCCAGTTCAAAACATATGCGGAATTCCGGATCAAAGGGGCAATGCTTGATGAACTCCGTTCCCTTGACTGGGTCCCCCGATCGGTGAGAAGAAAAGTAACCGATCTTGAAAGCGCCTATTCCAAGCTTGAAAAAAAGCTCGGCCGGCCCGCTCAGGACGAGGAAATTTCTAAAGCCATGGGCATCAGCCTTGATGACTTTCATAAATTGCTCGATGAGACCAAGGCGGTGACCTTTGTTGATATCGAGCTCCTCCGCCAAAAATCTCCGGACACAACATCCACCTCCATCATCGATTGCCTCACGTCAAACAATACAGATCCCTTTGCCACGATAAACATGAATCAGGTCCGCGACCTGCTGGCCCAGGCGATCTCCGCCCTTCCGGAAAAAGAAAAACTCACGGTATCACTGTACTATTTTGATGAACTGACTATGAAGGAAATCGGGGAGGTTTTAGGCTACACAGAGTCGAGGATCTCCCAGATGCACAGCAAGGCCATGCTCAGACTCCGCTCAAAACTCAAGCAACACCTGCCCGCCAACGACTAATGATCACGGGTTATCAGAGCACAAAAAATCTTTATCCACCGCCCTCAGCCCATACTGAAAAAACATCTGATTATCAAAAATCGTAAAATAGCATGTCAGGCCCCGTTACCCTTTCCCTTGGATAATCAATTTATTATTATCAATCTGCCAGATGTATTGGAATAAACTCATTGTCATCAATCATATTTTTTTTTATACAAACTGTAATTTTTATATATAATGGTGAGGAATGTTGCTAAACTTGAAAAAGTTTCGCAGGCCCAATCGGAGGATTATCTGATTAATTTCATGCAAAACCTGCATCAATAGAATTTTCTTAAGGTATGCTACATAGATATTTTAGCTCATGAGGTTCTTTTTCATCAAAAATCCGCTAAAATACGATATTCGGGAGAGCCCATACCTGAACTTTACAAATAATTCCAATGGTTGAAAACACCTAAAGCTGTCAATGGTCTCACGGGGGATATATGCCAGACAACAACATGAAAGTCCTAGTCGTAGACGATTTTGCAACCATGCGCCGAATCGTAAAAAATATTCTTACCCAACTTGGATACAAAAATATCATTGAGGCGGATGACGGCACATCAGCACTCAATATTCTTAAGCAAGAAAAAATTGACCTGATAATTTCAGACTGGAATATGCCCAAAATGACCGGACTAGATCTCTTAAAAGCCGTCCGCAGCGATGCAAGTCTTGCGGTGATTCCTTTTATAATGGTCACAGCCGAAGCACAACAGGACAATATCATTCTGGCAGTCAAAGCAAAAGTTAGCCAGTATATTGTCAAACCTTTTACAGCCGAAACCCTGGGTGAAAAAATCACCAAAGTTTTCGGTAGCTGAAATACTCTAAATGGTCGATCCCTCTGACTCTGATTTCCCTGAAGCATCGGAAGACACCTCTATCGGCCTTGATACGGACTGGGGCGAAGACTGGGAATCCGCTTTTCAAGCTGAAGACCAGATGTTCGGTACTGACAGCGGACTTGACGACGGAAACGACAAATTTTTCCTTGAGGACACTGATGGCACCACGGATCCCCTTGCCAAATCTCAAGATGAAGACCAAAGCGACCCCACGGCCGGCACATCATTTTCCGACAGGTCTATCGGAATTATAACCGGAGACGCTCCCCCGACGTTCAACCAACTCCGGCAGCTCTTCACCATATATTTTATCAACCGATATCAAACAGGAAAAGCCTGGCTCCATTCCCTCCCCCCCTTAAAACGCATTGCTGTTGGAACTTCAGCCTCAGCCGGCGTTATTCTTCTGCTGGCGGGACTTATCTTTATTTTTTCCGGTTCTGATCAAGAGGTAAACCAGCAAATTGCCTCAAGCGTTTCAACGGATATACCTTCGGTTACTTCTTCAAACACTGCCGCTGAATCTTCGTTGTCCGAATCCGTCAACGCCAGCTCCACTCTGGAAGAACAGCCTCAAATTATCGAACCTGTAGCAAAACAAAAATGGCACTTTTCCTCGTTCATCATCCCGGCTTCAATCAATAATCAAGAAAAAGACATTGCCTTCATAATTGTCGATCTTACCTTCCTGGTGGGAGTGACTGATGAAGACGAGCTTCCCGACGATAAAAGATCCTTTGTCAGAGAAATTGTGTACCATTTTTACATTAACCGCCCTTACTACGAATTAAATCGTTACTCCCTTGCCCGTGGAGAAATGGGACGCAAACTCATGGACTGGATCAAAAAGCAATGGCCCGACACCCCTATTCAAAATGTGCAATTTGATAAATACCAAGTGTCCTGAACAAAAAAACACCCTCGCTTAATTCTACACATTTCCGTAATAAAATTTTCAACCCTTGCACGCATATGTCACAATTTCGTGACAAACTAAACCACCCCCGCCCTCTCCGCAAAACAAACAAAACCTTTTAATTCCAACCAGTTAAATCATTATTTTCTTTTCTGGCACGAATGATGCCTTATAAAATAATTTAATTACCACTCAATTTTAGCCAGGAAAGTCCAAAACATGGAGATACCGTGAAGACGACATTTGCCCTGAAATTCGATGGTAATCACATAAAATAATGAGCTTTCAAACTAAGGCTACTTAGTTAACTTTTTTGAACAAGAAAAGCAAAAAGGGGTATTCCAATGATTAATACAGGCGATACGGCATTCATGCTTGTGGCAACTGCGATGGTTATGCTCATGACTCCAGGTCTGGCCCTCTTTTACGGCGGCCTTGTCCGGTCGAAAAACGTTTTAGCCACGATAATGCAGAGCTTTATCTGCCTTGGCATAATCTCGGTGATCTGGGTTATATACGGATACTCCCTTTCCTTCGGTCCCGATGTCGGCGGTTTTATAGGCAACCTGCAATTCTTCGGCCTTAAAGGCGTCGGATTAACCCCCGGACCTTATTCGGAAACAATACCAGATCTTCTCTTTGTGGCCTTTCAATTGATGTTTGCGGTTATTACCCCGGCGCTTATTACCGGAGCCTTTGCCGAACGAATGAAATTTTCGGCATTCTTACTGTTTACAATACTCTGGAGCACATTCGTCTATTTCCCGGTTTGTCACTGGGTGTGGGGCGGGGGCTGGCTTGGAAGTCATGGCGCACTGGATTTTGCCGGTGGCACAGTCATCCACATAAACTCCGGGGCCGCGGCCCTTGTCGCCGTGCTGGTTATTGGTAAACGAAAGGGCTGGGGCAAAGATTCCTTTCATCCCCATAACCTGACTATGACCATTCTCGGCGCCGGGCTTCTTTGGTTCGGCTGGTTCGGATTCAATGCAGGAAGCTCCCTTGCGGCAGGCGAGCTCGCCGTCCTGGCATTCTTCACCACTCAGGTGGCCGCCGGAACCGCCGCCCTCTCCTGGGTTTTTGCAGAATGGGCTTTCCAGGGAAAGCCAACTACGCTGGGCGCAGTTTCCGGAGCATTAGCCGGACTCGTTGCCATCACCCCGGCAGCAGGCTTTGTCACCCCCATTTCTGCGATGATTATCGGTTTGGTTGCTGGCTCTCTGTGCTATGCCGGAGTTATATTAAAAAACAAATTAGGGTATGACGATGCCCTGGATGTAGTCGCCGTCCACGGCCTGGGTGGGCTCTGGGGAGCCCTTGCCACCGGACTCTTTGCCACTCTGGCAATAAATCCCGGCGGCGCAAACGGACTTTTCTACGGCAACCCAAAACTCTTAGCCATTCAGACATACGGTGCCCTGGCAACAATTGCTTACTCTGTAATCATTACCTATATCATACTTAAAGTCATTCAAGTCCTTGTCGGACTCCGGGTTGATGAAGACGAAGAAACACAAGGACTCGACTTAACCCAACACAGCGAAAGCGGCTATATGATATAACGACAGTTTAATTGCTCGCAAAAGCCCTGCAAGCAGTATGAACAATCTTGCGCAAAGAAAACGCCCCGAGTTGAACATTTTTGTTAAAAAAATGATTTTATTTACAGATATGTAACATGTTGCTCTATCAACGAGATGCTCATTAAATACAGAATAGGTAATATAAACAGTAGATTACCAAACACTGTCAATCTCTGGCACATTTATTGATTATACTCCTGCTTTAATTGCCACATCAGAGAAATTACACCAGGAGCAAATCAAAATGATCAACACGGGTGACACAGCTTTCATCATGGCTGCAGCAGGACTTGTGCTGCTTATGACTCCCGGCCTTGCCCTTTTTTACGGAGGCATGGTCAGAAGCAAAAACGTCCTTGGAACAATCCTTCAGAGCTTTATCATGATTTCGCTGATCAGTCTGGAGTGGGTGTATGTTGGATACAGCATGTCTTTTGGCCCGGATCTGGGCGGATTTGTCGGAGATCTTTCCTGGTTTGCCCTGCAGGGTATCGGCACAGAACCAAGTTTGGTTTATGCAACGACAATTCCGCAGATTGTATTCATGATCTACCAATGCATGTTCGCAGTGATAACTCCGGCTTTAATCACCGGCGCATTTGCCGAGCGCATGAAGTTTGGCCCGTTTATCCTGTTTTCCCTTGCCTGGGCCATTCTCGTCTATAACCCGGTCTGCCATTGGATATGGGGTGGGGGCTGGCTTGGAGCCCGGGGTGTTCTGGACTTTGCAGGAGGACTTGTTGTTCACATGACCTGTGGCTCGGCTGCACTGGCAGCGTGCCTTGTTCTGGGTCCGAGAAAAGGCTATGGAAAAGAAAGTTTTATGCCACATAATCTTCCCATGACCCTAATGGGGACCGGCCTTTTGTGGTTTGGCTGGTTCGGCTTTAATGGTGGCAGCGCCCTGGCTGCAAATGGTATCGCAGCCTCTGCTTTTGTCGCCACCCACCTTGCCGGCATGGCTGGCATGGCGATGTGGGTTATCGTTGAAAAAATCCATCGCGGCAAGCCAACCACACTTGGCGCCGCATCCGGTGCAATAGCAGGTCTTGCAACCATTACCCCGGCGGCTGGATTTGTCGGACCCAATGCGGCAATTTTAATCGGATTGCTGGCTGGCGCCGGATGCTATTACGCAGTTACCCTGAAGGGCCGGTTCGGCTATGATGACAGCCTCGATGTTGTCGGCATTCACGGAGTCGGTGGCTTGCTGGGAACCATATGCCTGGGCATCTTCGCTTCTAAACTGGTTAATCCGGATGGGGCTGACGGGCTGCTTGCAGGCAATCCAGGTTTCCTGGGAACCCAGGCTTTCGGAATCGTCGTTGTTGGAGTTTACACTTTTGTAATAAGTTGGATTCTTCTCAAAGCTATCGACGTTGTTTGGGGGCTCAGACTTGCCGTAGAAGACGAATTAAGCGGCCTTGATCTGGCAGAACACAGTGAGACGGCTTACAACTAAAAAAAGAATGATTTGTTATTTGAATCATCACATGTCACAAACATACAGGAAGCGCTTTTTCATCTGCAATTCACAAGGAGTAGGACATGAAAAAAATCGAAGCAATCATCAAACCGTTCAAACTGGACGATGTGAAAGATGCCT is a genomic window of Pseudomonadota bacterium containing:
- a CDS encoding MinD/ParA family protein; translation: MTQADTLEKIMTSKPSPTSQGPEMLGRSASRSSSPRVICITSGKGGVGKTNISANLGYSLARSGKKVLILDADLNLANVDILLGLTPRFNLHHVFTGEKTIPDILVKGPAGLLILPASSGIMELADLTEAQRLFFLSEMEALGNYIDILIIDTAAGINNNVIYFNLAAQERVVVLTPEPTSLTDAYALIKVLSSRHDVKKFRILINQAHSEKEALAVFRKLSMVIDRFLATMSLDFLGFIPTDQKLPKAVRSQRLVCDLFPDAPSSRKFSELSAKIISEETETQVDGNIKFFWKGLFDL
- a CDS encoding FliA/WhiG family RNA polymerase sigma factor, which codes for MQRPTQPKFKDYTQTYFNQSGPMDPARREELILAYTPLIKYIAMRLAARLPNHISIDDLISCGIIGLIDAIDKFNPTKNVQFKTYAEFRIKGAMLDELRSLDWVPRSVRRKVTDLESAYSKLEKKLGRPAQDEEISKAMGISLDDFHKLLDETKAVTFVDIELLRQKSPDTTSTSIIDCLTSNNTDPFATINMNQVRDLLAQAISALPEKEKLTVSLYYFDELTMKEIGEVLGYTESRISQMHSKAMLRLRSKLKQHLPAND
- a CDS encoding response regulator — its product is MPDNNMKVLVVDDFATMRRIVKNILTQLGYKNIIEADDGTSALNILKQEKIDLIISDWNMPKMTGLDLLKAVRSDASLAVIPFIMVTAEAQQDNIILAVKAKVSQYIVKPFTAETLGEKITKVFGS
- a CDS encoding ammonium transporter, with product MINTGDTAFMLVATAMVMLMTPGLALFYGGLVRSKNVLATIMQSFICLGIISVIWVIYGYSLSFGPDVGGFIGNLQFFGLKGVGLTPGPYSETIPDLLFVAFQLMFAVITPALITGAFAERMKFSAFLLFTILWSTFVYFPVCHWVWGGGWLGSHGALDFAGGTVIHINSGAAALVAVLVIGKRKGWGKDSFHPHNLTMTILGAGLLWFGWFGFNAGSSLAAGELAVLAFFTTQVAAGTAALSWVFAEWAFQGKPTTLGAVSGALAGLVAITPAAGFVTPISAMIIGLVAGSLCYAGVILKNKLGYDDALDVVAVHGLGGLWGALATGLFATLAINPGGANGLFYGNPKLLAIQTYGALATIAYSVIITYIILKVIQVLVGLRVDEDEETQGLDLTQHSESGYMI
- a CDS encoding ammonium transporter, producing the protein MNTGDTAFIMAAAGLVLLMTPGLALFYGGMVRSKNVLGTILQSFIMISLISLEWVYVGYSMSFGPDLGGFVGDLSWFALQGIGTEPSLVYATTIPQIVFMIYQCMFAVITPALITGAFAERMKFGPFILFSLAWAILVYNPVCHWIWGGGWLGARGVLDFAGGLVVHMTCGSAALAACLVLGPRKGYGKESFMPHNLPMTLMGTGLLWFGWFGFNGGSALAANGIAASAFVATHLAGMAGMAMWVIVEKIHRGKPTTLGAASGAIAGLATITPAAGFVGPNAAILIGLLAGAGCYYAVTLKGRFGYDDSLDVVGIHGVGGLLGTICLGIFASKLVNPDGADGLLAGNPGFLGTQAFGIVVVGVYTFVISWILLKAIDVVWGLRLAVEDELSGLDLAEHSETAYN